The Deltaproteobacteria bacterium genome segment GGGAAATGTGCGAGGGAGTGTGGATCGAGGGCCACCTGCCCATGCGGGGGGGATGTTTCCTCGGAAGTGCCACCTTTGTACGAACAACGGTTCGTTGGTCAGCCGAAGACCAGGTTGACGGGGCCCACTGGCTTGGTTTTCGCTGCGTAAAAAATATCTCCGGAGGGTAAGCGATGGAGTCCAAAGCAATCCTCGATTTTATCTGCCGCCGCAGGAGTGTCCGGCGCTATCAGAAAAAAGAAATTGCCGCGGAAATCTTAGAGCTACTGATGAAGGCCGCCATGGCCGCTCCCAGCGGGAACAATGTTCAGCCCTGGGAATTCGTGATCGTCCAGGATCCCCAAATCAAAGAAGCCTTGTCCCGCGTCCACCCCTGGGTTTACATGGCTGCTGAGGCCCCTGCGGCCATTGTTGTCTTGGGAGATAAAAGTTCAGAATCTCCCCCTCCTCATACCAAATACCGTAAAGATAAAATTCACTGGGATCGCTATTGATAATAAAGCCCTGTTACCCTCGCCCCTACGAAAGCGTCCTAGCAACAGGAAAGAGTAAAGAAACATTGA includes the following:
- a CDS encoding nitroreductase family protein, yielding MESKAILDFICRRRSVRRYQKKEIAAEILELLMKAAMAAPSGNNVQPWEFVIVQDPQIKEALSRVHPWVYMAAEAPAAIVVLGDKSSESPPPHTKYRKDKIHWDRY